A genomic window from Prunus persica cultivar Lovell chromosome G2, Prunus_persica_NCBIv2, whole genome shotgun sequence includes:
- the LOC18784754 gene encoding remorin has translation MGATMEEELKKAEPEPALLAEPPLASAPNDLAEEKAVVPPPREVDVKGVDDTKALAVVEKAPETEVKKPSGGSIDRDVALSHLEKEKSLSFIRAWEESEKAKAENKAQKKLSDITAWENSRKAAAEAKLRRMEEKLEKKKTQYAEKMKNQVALLHKQADEKRALTIANRGEEFLKADETAAKYRATGSIPKKFLGCF, from the exons atgggAGCAACAATGGAAGAGGAGCTGAAGAAGGCAGAACCCGAGCCTGCTTTACTGGCTGAGCCTCCTCTGGCCTCGGCCCCAAACGACCTCGCTGAGGAGAAGGCCGTGGTGCCTCCGCCGCGCGAGGTTGATGTCAAGGGAGTTGATGATACAAAAGCCCTTGCCGTAGTTGAGA AGGCTCCAGAAACAGAGGTGAAAAAGCCTTCTGGAGGATCAATTGATAGAG atGTAGCTCTTTCACatcttgaaaaagaaaagagtttgTCTTTTATCAGGGCATGGGAAGAAAGTGAAAAGGCTAAGGCAGAGAACAA GGCCCAAAAGAAACTTTCTGATATTACTGCATGGGAAAACAGCAGGAAAGCAGCTGCGGAAGCCAAACTGAGACGCATGGAG GAAaaattggagaagaaaaagacacAATACgcagaaaaaatgaaaaaccaagTTGCTCTTCTTCACAAACAAGCAGATGAAAAGAGGGCTTTGACTATAGCCAATCGCGGGGAAGAATTCCTCAAGGCGGATGAGACCGCTGCTAAATACCGTGCAACTGGAAGTATTCCAAAGAAGTTCCTTGGCTGCTTTTGA
- the LOC18784987 gene encoding transcription factor MYB3 codes for MGRSPCCDNRGLKRGPWSAEEDEALLNYINKNNGHGSWRSLPKLAGLLRCGKSCRLRWTNYLRPDIKRGPFTKDEEKLIMQLHGILGNRWAAIASQLPGRTDNEIKNLWNTHLKKRLLLMGIDPQTHKPVDSNCLTSTAPASLATRHMAQWESARLEAEARLSRESSLFSQPPEKSEPDYFLRLWNSEVGEAFRNLTTVDKSACPSPMSQASSSTKCGSVSAVTTEVGNTLTGSSTMAGDQNDDMDDKICQTNTEDVGHNICQTNTEDVGYKICQTNTEDLEYKSCQTNTEDMGYKIFQSNTEDVEYKPWRLNTKDVMAGSDSSCSNDLEDSSDTALQLLLNFPINNDMSFLEDNVDDYATTPARWTPNSFICPL; via the exons ATGGGAAGGTCTCCTTGTTGTGACAATAGAGGATTGAAGAGAGGGCCATGGTCAGCTGAAGAGGATGAGGCTCTTCTGAACTATATCAACAAGAATAATGGCCATGGCAGCTGGCGCTCTCTCCCCAAGCTTGCAG GTCTTCTACGCTGTGGGAAGAGTTGTCGGCTCAGATGGACAAATTATCTTAGGCCAGACATTAAAAGAGGCCCCTTCACCAAGGATGAAGAGAAGCTTATCATGCAGCTTCATGGCATACTCGGAAACAG GTGGGCAGCTATAGCTTCTCAGTTGCCTGGAAGAACTGACAATGAGATCAAGAATTTATGGAACACACACCTGAAGAAGCGTCTCCTCCTCATGGGGATTGATCCACAAACACATAAGCCCGTTGACTCTAACTGTTTAACTAGCACAGCACCTGCTTCCCTTGCCACCCGTCACATGGCACAATGGGAGAGTGCTAGGCTTGAAGCTGAGGCTCGGCTTTCCAGGGAGTCATCACTCTTCAGCCAACCTCCGGAGAAATCTGAGCCTGACTATTTTCTACGCTTATGGAACTCTGAAGTTGGAGAAGCATTCAGAAACCTCACTACCGTGGATAAATCTGCATGCCCTAGCCCCATGTCTCAGGCATCTTCATCGACGAAATGTGGATCAGTGTCAGCTGTGACAACAGAAGTTGGCAACACCTTAACAGGGTCATCAACCATGGCCGGAGATCAAAACGATGATATGGATGACAAGATTTGCCAGACCAACACTGAAGATGTGGGACACAATATTTGCCAGACCAACACTGAAGATGTGGGATACAAGATTTGCCAGACCAACACTGAAGATTTGGAATACAAAAGTTGCCAGACCAACACTGAAGATATGGGATACAAGATCTTCCAATCCAACACTGAAGATGTGGAGTACAAGCCCTGGCGGTTGAACACCAAAGATGTGATGGCCGGGTCGGACTCCTCATGTTCCAATGATTTAGAGGACTCGTCGGACACTGCATTGCAGCTGCTGCTGAATTTCCCCATTAACAATGACATGAGCTTCCTTGAAGACAATGTGGATGACTATGCAACAACTCCTGCTAGGTGGACACCCAATTCTTTCATTTGCCCCCTCTGA